A single window of Sphaerodactylus townsendi isolate TG3544 linkage group LG03, MPM_Stown_v2.3, whole genome shotgun sequence DNA harbors:
- the LOC125429504 gene encoding olfactory receptor 1B1-like, producing the protein MDCENGTDIVEFVLLGFSLQPEQQILFFVIFLLMYGAGLLGNIMMFILISVNSQLQTPMYFLLRSLSVVDVGFLTVTVPQMLVHILSSSKTIPFYSCMAQFFFFYVFGVTDILMVSVMALDRYVAICNPLHYATVMNQKVCGHLVAGCWMVSTLHSMLHAGLLLRLSFHGDNRLSHFFCDHQPLLQLSCSDTSINETTIFFEGGLVILGPFFFIILTYVRIVAAVLKFSSSGRWKAFSTCGSHLTMVGLLYGAIIGVYFQPASRYSSHQGTIFALMYTVITPMSNPYIYSLRNKDVKEALRHLMEKRVFSQ; encoded by the coding sequence ATGGACTGTGAAAATGGCACCGACATTGTGGAGTTTGTCCTCCTGGGTTTCTCCTTACAACCTGAACAACAGATTCTCTTCTTTGTCATCTTTCTGCTGATGTATGGTGCAGGCCTGCTGGGCAATATCATGATGTTCATTCTGATTTCTGTGAATTCACAGCTTCAGACGCCAATGTATTTCTTGCTGCGTAGCCTTTCTGTGGTGGATGTGGGTTTCCTCACAGTCACGGTGCCGCAGATGCTGGTTCACATCCTCTCCTCTTCCAAGACGATCCCGTTCTATTCCTGCATGgctcagttcttcttcttctatgtgtttGGTGTCACAGACATCCTCATGGTGAGTGTCATGGCTCTGGATCGCTATGTTGCCATTTGCAACCCACTCCACTATGCCACAGTGATGAACCAGAAGGTCTGTGGACATTTGGTGGCTGGGTGCTGGATGGTTTCCACCCTCCACTCCATGCTCCATGCTGGCCTCCTCCTGCGTCTAAGTTTCCATGGGGACAACCGCCTATCCCATTTCTTCTGTGACCATCAACCCTTGCTCCAGCTCTCCTGCTCTGACACCAGCATTAATGAAACCACCATCTTCTTTGAAGGGGGGCTCGTCATCCTTGGtccatttttcttcattattcTTACTTACGTCCGCATCGTGGCAGCTGTGTTGAAGTTCTCTTCCTCGGGGAGGTGGAAGGCTTTCTCCACCTGTGGCTCCCATCTCACCATGGTGGGTCTCCTCTATGGGGCCATCATTGGGGTGTACTTCCAACCAGCATCTCGCTATTCTTCCCACCAAGGGACTATTTTTGCCCTCATGTACACTGTCATCACACCAATGTCCAATCCCTATATTTACAGTCTCAGGAATAAAGATGTGAAAGAAGCTTTG